The Verrucomicrobiota bacterium genome has a window encoding:
- the lpdA gene encoding dihydrolipoyl dehydrogenase, whose translation MPVIEFDLVVIGAGPGGYVAAIRAAQLGLKVACVEKEPALGGTCLRIGCIPSKALLEASEHYEQTKNGLATFGIKVGTVELDLPAMLRRKDSVVTILTKGVEGLFKKNQITRFVGHARLDGPGRVVVQGAAGNEELKAKSILIATGSKSAPLKGVTVDSNRIGTSTEALTYPEVPKHLVIIGAGYIGLELGTVWRRLGAKVTVLEYLDRIFPGTDAEIAADALRILKKQGFEFRLGSRVTGATVNGEQCTVTVEGAEPIQCDRVLLAVGRIPNTDNLGLETVGLKLDERGRIPVNDHFATPVAGVYAIGDVIRGPMLAHKAEEEGIACVEHLVTGYGHVDYNTIPGVAYIHPEVASVGKTEEQLKEAGISYRKGVFNFMGNGRARAAGTTEGKVKVLADQTTDRVLGVHIIGPHAGELIAEAAVAMNFGASAEDIARCCHAHPTLSEAIKEACLAVDGRAIHA comes from the coding sequence ATGCCTGTGATTGAATTTGATCTGGTGGTGATTGGCGCGGGGCCGGGCGGCTATGTGGCCGCCATTCGGGCCGCGCAGCTTGGCTTAAAAGTGGCCTGCGTGGAAAAGGAACCGGCGCTGGGCGGCACCTGCCTGCGCATCGGCTGCATCCCCAGCAAAGCGCTGCTGGAAGCCAGCGAGCATTACGAACAAACCAAGAACGGCCTCGCCACCTTTGGCATCAAGGTGGGAACGGTCGAGCTGGATTTGCCGGCGATGCTGCGACGCAAGGATTCCGTGGTGACCATCCTCACCAAGGGTGTGGAAGGGCTGTTCAAGAAAAACCAGATCACACGTTTTGTGGGCCACGCCCGCCTGGACGGTCCAGGCCGCGTGGTGGTGCAAGGCGCGGCGGGCAACGAAGAGCTTAAAGCCAAGAGTATTTTGATCGCCACCGGCAGCAAGTCGGCCCCGCTCAAAGGGGTGACGGTGGATAGCAACCGCATCGGCACCAGCACCGAGGCCCTCACCTACCCGGAAGTACCCAAACACCTGGTGATCATCGGTGCGGGCTACATCGGCCTCGAACTCGGCACCGTCTGGCGGCGCTTGGGTGCGAAGGTCACCGTGCTGGAATACCTAGACCGCATTTTCCCGGGCACCGATGCGGAGATCGCCGCCGACGCCCTTCGCATTTTAAAGAAGCAAGGTTTTGAATTCCGGCTCGGCTCGCGCGTCACCGGCGCTACTGTCAATGGGGAACAATGCACGGTGACGGTGGAAGGGGCGGAACCGATTCAGTGTGACCGCGTGTTGCTGGCGGTGGGGCGCATTCCCAACACGGACAATCTGGGGCTGGAAACCGTTGGCCTGAAATTGGATGAACGCGGACGCATTCCCGTGAATGATCATTTTGCCACCCCAGTCGCCGGGGTGTACGCCATTGGCGACGTGATTCGCGGCCCCATGCTGGCGCACAAAGCGGAGGAGGAAGGCATTGCCTGCGTGGAGCATCTGGTCACAGGCTACGGACACGTGGATTACAACACCATCCCCGGCGTGGCCTACATCCACCCGGAAGTTGCTTCCGTTGGGAAGACCGAGGAACAACTCAAAGAAGCCGGGATTAGTTATCGCAAGGGCGTTTTCAATTTTATGGGGAACGGGCGGGCGCGTGCCGCTGGGACCACCGAGGGCAAAGTCAAGGTGCTCGCGGACCAGACCACGGATCGCGTGCTGGGCGTGCATATCATTGGACCGCACGCAGGCGAGTTGATTGCCGAGGCCGCCGTGGCGATGAATTTTGGTGCCAGCGCCGAGGACATTGCCCGCTGTTGCCATGCGCATCCCACCCTGTCCGAAGCCATCAAGGAAGCCTGCCTGGCCGTGGATGGCCGGGCGATTCATGCATAG
- the odhB gene encoding 2-oxoglutarate dehydrogenase complex dihydrolipoyllysine-residue succinyltransferase — MAIEIKVPSVGESVTEVEIADWLKQEGDLVQRDEVLLVIESDKATVEVSAPVTGRLGKILKGKRTKATVGEVVGLIEEGSPATVPATPAPSVPAAKPAASKEPMVMPAAARLLAEKNLPVSAVTPTGPGGRVLKEDVQRTSTAKPETPTPTVAPVPPPPPAAPEAFAPTSLRPEEVVPMSLLRRRIAERLLHAQATMAMLTTFNEVDMSAIMGLRERYQEKFLERYQIKLGMMSFFVKATIEALKEHPALNAEIRGSEMVYRHYFDIGIAVGGVKGLVVPVLRNAERMGLAEIEKAIADFAKRIKENKILPDELQGGTFTITNGGVFGSLMSTPIINPPQSGVLGMHTIQERPVALNGQVVIRPMMYLALTYDHRIVDGRDAVLFLRRIKEIAEDPVRLMLEI; from the coding sequence ATGGCTATCGAAATTAAAGTGCCGTCGGTGGGCGAATCAGTGACCGAAGTGGAAATCGCTGATTGGCTGAAGCAAGAGGGCGACCTTGTCCAACGGGACGAGGTGCTGCTCGTGATTGAATCGGACAAAGCCACGGTGGAAGTGTCCGCGCCGGTCACCGGCCGGCTGGGGAAAATTCTCAAGGGTAAGCGCACCAAGGCCACCGTGGGCGAGGTGGTAGGACTCATCGAGGAAGGCAGCCCGGCAACCGTGCCAGCCACCCCTGCCCCATCCGTTCCCGCCGCCAAACCGGCTGCCAGCAAGGAACCCATGGTCATGCCCGCCGCCGCCCGACTGCTGGCGGAAAAGAATCTGCCGGTCTCGGCGGTGACGCCGACCGGGCCGGGCGGACGCGTGCTCAAGGAAGACGTGCAACGCACCAGCACGGCGAAACCCGAGACGCCCACGCCAACCGTGGCGCCAGTTCCACCGCCGCCGCCCGCCGCTCCCGAGGCCTTTGCACCGACCAGTCTGCGCCCCGAAGAAGTCGTGCCGATGAGCCTGCTGCGCCGGCGCATTGCCGAGCGACTGTTGCACGCCCAGGCCACCATGGCCATGCTCACCACGTTCAACGAGGTGGATATGTCCGCCATCATGGGTTTGCGCGAGCGGTACCAGGAAAAATTCCTCGAACGTTACCAGATCAAACTGGGCATGATGTCGTTCTTCGTGAAGGCCACGATTGAAGCGCTGAAGGAACATCCGGCCCTGAACGCCGAAATCCGCGGCTCCGAAATGGTGTACCGGCATTATTTCGATATCGGCATCGCGGTCGGCGGAGTCAAAGGCCTGGTGGTGCCGGTGCTGCGCAACGCCGAGCGCATGGGACTGGCGGAAATTGAGAAGGCCATCGCCGACTTTGCCAAGCGCATCAAGGAAAACAAAATCCTGCCGGACGAATTGCAAGGCGGCACCTTTACCATCACGAATGGCGGGGTGTTCGGTTCGCTGATGTCCACCCCGATCATCAACCCGCCGCAAAGCGGAGTACTGGGGATGCACACCATCCAGGAGCGCCCGGTGGCCCTCAACGGGCAGGTGGTCATCCGCCCCATGATGTACCTCGCGCTGACGTATGATCACCGGATTGTGGATGGCCGCGACGCGGTGCTCTTTTTGCGGCGCATCAAGGAAATCGCCGAAGACCCCGTGCGCTTGATGCTAGAGATTTAG
- a CDS encoding 2-oxoglutarate dehydrogenase E1 component: protein MSDEGQSLDVLNLAFAEQLYAEYVRDPALVPEAWRTYFAETTGDAAPQPDFRASPAINRRSVFNPIGGTAGVSSEYFEKMLLLQHRVDRLVRAFRVRGHMQARLDPLSEWVPHVPELDPQYYGFSYEDMNRPFFFENLHKLKRVPLREIVQELRKIYCGAIGFQFLHIDDLHMRHWIQQRIEHLEHEIILSRTKQLRILTRLTDAVVLEQFIRKKFVGAKSFSLEGGETLIPMLDLAIEKAGAQDVTEIVVGMAHRGRLNVLANIIGKSPREIFREFEDKDPGLYQGGGDVKYHMGYSSDYVTSAGKKVHLTLCFNPSHLEFVNPVALGRVRAKQDFNGDLDRSHVMPLLIHGDAAFIGEGITQETLNLCRLPGFRVGGTVHIIVNNQIGFTTQPTDSRSTMYATSVAKMLPAPIFHVNGEDPEAVARCIELALDFRHKFKMDVVIDMYCYRRLGHNESDEPSFTQPLLYSLIEKRKSVRDAYLEHLLKLGEVTREEADEISKKRYDYLEQHLSEARTRARTALSSSLEGIWKGFTGGPEPKDNDPDTGVSQRKLASLLQKLTEYPEHFTVHPKLARLLEQRREMAKGTRPLDWAAGEALALATLSAEGHRIRLCGQDSQRGTFSHRHAVLHDVQTSKTHTPLKHLSEKQGPLEIFNSALSEAGVLGFEYGYSLGCPDGLVLWEAQFGDFANAAQVIIDQFIVSGEDKWGRLSGLVLLLPHGLEGMGPEHSSARLERFLALGAEDNIQVVAPTTPAQIFHLLRRQVVRKWRKPLIVMTPKSMLRNPKAVSPLTELTTGRFQRIIGDSKGVPLTQASRVLLCSGKLYYELENQREQLGRTDVAIIRLEQLYPFPKAELEAMLSECRDGTNVIWVQEEAENMGAWRYLRVTVSMQFLGRLPFTGICRPACSSPATGSPAAHHIEQADLLNRAFSIGDSQPRPRTETVTSVKQLV, encoded by the coding sequence ATGAGTGATGAAGGTCAATCCTTGGATGTGTTAAATCTGGCGTTTGCCGAACAGTTGTACGCGGAGTATGTGCGTGATCCGGCATTGGTGCCGGAGGCATGGCGCACGTATTTCGCGGAAACCACCGGAGACGCCGCGCCGCAGCCGGATTTCCGGGCCAGCCCCGCCATCAACCGCCGGAGTGTGTTCAACCCCATCGGCGGCACCGCCGGAGTATCCAGCGAATATTTTGAAAAGATGCTGCTCCTGCAACACCGGGTGGACCGGTTGGTGCGGGCCTTCCGGGTGCGCGGACACATGCAGGCGCGGTTGGACCCCTTGAGTGAATGGGTGCCGCATGTGCCGGAGTTGGATCCGCAGTATTACGGATTCTCGTACGAGGATATGAACCGTCCGTTCTTCTTCGAGAACCTGCACAAACTGAAACGGGTGCCACTGCGGGAAATCGTCCAGGAACTCCGCAAGATTTACTGCGGGGCGATCGGCTTTCAGTTCCTGCATATTGATGACCTGCACATGCGCCACTGGATTCAGCAACGGATTGAACACCTGGAACATGAAATCATTCTGAGCCGGACCAAGCAGTTGCGCATTTTAACGCGCCTGACGGATGCCGTCGTGCTGGAACAGTTCATCCGCAAAAAGTTTGTCGGCGCAAAAAGCTTCTCACTCGAAGGCGGGGAGACCCTGATTCCCATGCTGGACTTGGCGATTGAAAAAGCCGGGGCGCAAGACGTGACGGAAATCGTCGTCGGCATGGCGCATCGCGGACGGCTCAACGTGCTGGCCAACATCATCGGCAAAAGCCCGCGCGAAATTTTCCGGGAATTTGAAGATAAAGATCCGGGACTATACCAGGGAGGAGGCGACGTGAAATATCACATGGGATATAGCAGCGACTATGTGACCTCCGCCGGGAAGAAGGTACACCTCACGCTGTGTTTCAATCCCAGCCATCTTGAATTCGTCAACCCAGTGGCGTTGGGGCGAGTGCGCGCCAAACAGGACTTTAATGGCGATTTGGATCGTTCGCATGTCATGCCGCTGCTGATTCATGGCGACGCCGCATTCATCGGCGAAGGCATCACGCAGGAAACCCTGAACCTGTGTCGGTTGCCCGGTTTCCGCGTTGGCGGCACGGTGCATATCATCGTCAACAACCAGATTGGGTTCACCACCCAGCCAACGGACAGCCGCTCGACGATGTACGCCACGAGTGTGGCCAAAATGCTGCCAGCCCCCATCTTTCATGTGAATGGGGAAGATCCGGAAGCGGTGGCGCGGTGCATCGAACTGGCGCTGGATTTCCGTCATAAATTCAAGATGGATGTGGTGATTGACATGTATTGCTACCGCCGTTTGGGGCATAACGAGAGCGATGAACCATCCTTTACCCAGCCGCTGCTCTATTCGCTCATCGAAAAGCGCAAATCCGTCCGTGATGCCTACTTGGAGCACTTGCTGAAGCTGGGCGAGGTCACCCGCGAGGAAGCGGATGAGATTTCAAAAAAGCGGTACGACTACCTGGAACAGCACTTGTCCGAGGCGCGTACGCGCGCGCGCACGGCGCTCTCTAGCAGCCTGGAAGGCATCTGGAAAGGCTTCACCGGCGGACCCGAACCGAAGGATAACGATCCAGACACCGGCGTATCGCAACGCAAACTCGCCAGCCTGCTCCAAAAATTGACCGAGTATCCAGAGCATTTCACCGTTCATCCGAAATTGGCCCGGCTATTGGAGCAGCGTCGCGAGATGGCCAAAGGCACGCGGCCACTCGATTGGGCGGCGGGGGAAGCCCTGGCCCTGGCCACCTTGAGTGCCGAGGGGCATCGCATCCGGCTCTGCGGACAGGACAGCCAGCGCGGCACTTTCAGCCATCGCCACGCGGTGCTGCACGATGTGCAGACCAGCAAAACCCATACGCCGCTGAAGCACCTGTCCGAAAAACAGGGGCCGCTGGAAATTTTCAACAGCGCGCTTTCCGAAGCCGGCGTGTTGGGCTTTGAATACGGCTACAGCTTGGGCTGCCCGGACGGACTGGTGCTCTGGGAGGCGCAATTTGGAGACTTTGCCAACGCGGCACAGGTCATCATTGATCAGTTCATTGTCAGCGGCGAGGACAAATGGGGGCGGCTGAGCGGCCTGGTGTTGCTGCTGCCGCACGGGCTGGAGGGGATGGGCCCCGAACATTCCAGCGCACGCCTGGAACGTTTTCTGGCGCTGGGGGCGGAGGATAACATCCAGGTGGTGGCTCCCACCACGCCCGCGCAAATCTTTCATCTATTACGGCGACAGGTGGTGCGCAAATGGCGCAAGCCGCTCATCGTGATGACTCCGAAAAGCATGCTGCGCAATCCCAAGGCGGTTTCACCGCTGACGGAGCTTACGACCGGCCGGTTCCAGCGGATCATTGGCGATAGTAAGGGAGTGCCCCTGACCCAGGCCAGCCGCGTGCTGCTGTGCAGCGGCAAACTGTACTATGAATTGGAGAACCAGCGGGAACAACTGGGCCGGACCGATGTGGCGATCATCCGCCTCGAACAGTTGTACCCCTTCCCCAAAGCGGAACTGGAAGCCATGCTTTCCGAATGCCGCGACGGGACCAACGTGATCTGGGTCCAAGAGGAGGCCGAAAACATGGGAGCCTGGCGCTATCTGCGCGTCACGGTCAGCATGCAGTTTCTGGGCCGCCTGCCCTTCACGGGCATCTGCCGCCCGGCCTGCTCCAGCCCGGCGACCGGGTCGCCAGCGGCGCATCACATTGAACAGGCGGACCTGCTGAACCGGGCCTTCAGCATCGGCGACAGCCAGCCGCGTCCGCGCACGGAAACGGTGACGAGTGTCAAGCAACTGGTGTAA
- a CDS encoding alpha-L-fucosidase codes for MNSSRTLRHGWWLGCAVLLTLLAAPAQAQYEPKWESLDKRPTPTWFLDAKFGIFIHWGVYSVPGWGAPKQYAEWYWHNMLTKNPKKPTNEWREFHVKNYGENFDYKDFAPQFRAELFNADQWADIFARSGAKYIVPTSKHHEGFCLWPNEQASKAYGRPWNSMEIGPKRDLMGELAGAVRKRDIKFGFYYSLYEWYNPLWQSDKKRFVEEHLFPQFKDVVTRYQPAIIFSDGEWDLHSKDWRSEELLAWLFNEAACKNEVVINDRWGKDSRHKHGGYYTTEYAAGLKDDSHPWEESRGMAYSYGYNRAEALGDYKTAREFIFILCDLVSRGGNFLLDIGPTADGRIPVIMQQRLIELGDWLKVNGEAIYGSRYSGRACQWSDGKRPGQQYGEYMIKYDLMAQAGQKPKNDLAVKQIFFTKKPGALYAITTGWPGKELFVRDITVPANSEITLLGVDQKLKYQVQGTTLTLETPALGPEEAPCHHAFTFKITGAEVVKENK; via the coding sequence ATGAATAGCTCACGTACTTTACGTCATGGATGGTGGCTGGGGTGTGCCGTGCTGTTGACGCTGTTGGCCGCGCCCGCCCAAGCCCAGTATGAACCGAAGTGGGAATCGCTGGATAAACGGCCCACTCCAACGTGGTTCCTGGATGCCAAATTCGGCATTTTTATTCATTGGGGAGTCTATTCGGTGCCCGGCTGGGGCGCGCCCAAACAGTACGCCGAATGGTACTGGCATAACATGCTGACGAAGAACCCCAAGAAACCCACCAACGAATGGCGGGAGTTTCACGTCAAGAATTACGGGGAGAATTTTGATTACAAGGATTTCGCGCCGCAGTTCCGGGCGGAGTTATTCAACGCCGACCAGTGGGCCGACATTTTTGCGCGCTCCGGGGCCAAGTACATCGTGCCGACTTCCAAACATCACGAGGGCTTCTGCCTGTGGCCCAACGAGCAGGCCAGCAAGGCGTATGGGCGTCCGTGGAACAGCATGGAGATCGGTCCCAAACGGGATTTGATGGGCGAGCTGGCCGGGGCGGTGCGGAAACGGGACATCAAGTTTGGTTTTTATTACTCGCTGTATGAGTGGTACAACCCGCTGTGGCAAAGTGATAAGAAACGGTTTGTCGAGGAGCACCTGTTCCCGCAATTCAAGGACGTGGTGACGCGTTACCAGCCGGCGATCATTTTCTCGGATGGCGAGTGGGACCTGCACTCCAAGGACTGGCGCAGCGAGGAATTGCTGGCCTGGCTGTTCAATGAGGCGGCATGCAAAAACGAGGTGGTCATCAATGATCGCTGGGGCAAAGATTCCCGGCACAAGCACGGGGGGTATTACACCACCGAGTACGCCGCCGGGCTGAAGGATGATTCGCATCCCTGGGAGGAAAGCCGTGGCATGGCCTACTCGTATGGTTACAACCGCGCCGAGGCCTTGGGCGATTACAAGACGGCCCGCGAATTCATTTTCATCCTGTGCGATCTGGTGAGCCGGGGCGGCAATTTCCTGCTGGATATCGGCCCGACGGCGGATGGGCGCATCCCGGTGATCATGCAGCAGCGGCTGATCGAGTTGGGCGACTGGCTCAAGGTCAATGGCGAGGCCATCTATGGCAGCCGCTATTCCGGCCGAGCCTGCCAGTGGAGCGACGGCAAGCGTCCGGGGCAACAATACGGCGAATACATGATCAAGTATGACCTGATGGCCCAGGCGGGACAAAAGCCCAAGAACGATCTGGCGGTCAAACAAATCTTCTTCACCAAGAAGCCGGGGGCACTCTACGCGATCACCACCGGTTGGCCCGGCAAGGAACTGTTCGTGCGCGACATCACCGTGCCCGCCAACAGCGAGATCACGCTGCTTGGGGTGGATCAAAAACTCAAATACCAGGTGCAGGGAACAACGCTGACGCTTGAAACTCCGGCCCTTGGGCCGGAAGAGGCGCCGTGCCATCACGCCTTCACCTTCAAGATCACCGGGGCGGAAGTGGTCAAGGAAAACAAGTAG
- a CDS encoding glycoside hydrolase family 9 protein, whose amino-acid sequence MRAARVGFLVAGAILLTTALLPAATPAPRLIPERRLVAVELASPQVLALVMADYDDHAAPSQLPADYRVNGQAPLQVGRYSATWYEEKCTDWKQQRYPQIIGHRVYLVLPAPLPEDAPCTIEFPGGRTNFTFQSRAFFCESFKVNQVGYALAGMRRAAFYAPWCGDLGAVTNGLPAEVQLHDAATGNVLATLPLRPLPQDPLNGGPLWRVALDTVTNAGRYFLCARGAGRSAEFGVGDVYAHHAFYAHLKGFYQQRCGSALSKPYTEWERAACHTELEVTDAAPPEFIKEHGTRRIPHVGGHHDAGDFDVRLAHTLVAGWLLNAYELFPQKFIDGQLDIPEGNNGIPDLLDEALYSIRAWETLQCDDGGIRAGFEADRHPAYGEVSAATDKLTYRTFARYGHTTLAGAALMAYAGRMIKPFAAERAAELTARAERAWGFFRQHEKDPAYQWSPGVRLFASGQLYLATGKPEYHDVFRREAAYFFNLAGQKSVWPAQYNGTYFNMDTIAKGAAFTHYFASYLLDDSRPKDPEILRAARQSLLAKADEYLKKLSGDGFATISTASWGASTGVGRYGDFLIHAWRLTGDARYRAAAARLADFALGANPPGWCFTSGLGVRPPYNPLHLDSYFMLGAGRGPAPGLVIYGITEPPGKRPHVTAVTQHLYPAMEQLPLARRITDGWSVVLQNEFTIWETMAPNAFLHACLAPDQPLKGRLLPWTGAKLPGGYPAAVK is encoded by the coding sequence ATGCGGGCAGCACGCGTTGGTTTCCTCGTAGCCGGTGCCATCCTCCTGACCACCGCGCTTTTGCCCGCCGCAACGCCCGCCCCGCGTCTCATCCCGGAGCGCCGGCTCGTGGCCGTGGAACTGGCCTCCCCGCAAGTGCTCGCGCTAGTAATGGCCGATTACGATGACCACGCCGCCCCCTCGCAACTGCCCGCCGATTACCGCGTCAACGGCCAGGCCCCGCTCCAAGTCGGGCGCTACTCCGCGACGTGGTACGAGGAAAAATGCACCGATTGGAAACAACAACGCTACCCGCAAATCATCGGGCACCGCGTGTACCTCGTCCTGCCCGCGCCGCTCCCGGAAGACGCGCCCTGCACCATCGAATTCCCCGGCGGGCGCACCAACTTCACCTTTCAATCCCGCGCCTTCTTCTGCGAATCCTTCAAAGTGAACCAGGTGGGCTATGCATTGGCGGGCATGCGGCGCGCAGCGTTCTATGCTCCGTGGTGCGGCGATCTCGGTGCGGTCACCAACGGCCTGCCGGCGGAAGTCCAATTGCACGATGCGGCCACCGGCAACGTTTTGGCCACGCTGCCCTTGCGACCGCTGCCCCAAGATCCCTTGAATGGCGGCCCCCTTTGGCGCGTCGCGCTGGACACCGTCACCAATGCGGGCCGCTATTTCCTTTGTGCGCGCGGCGCGGGCCGCAGTGCGGAGTTCGGCGTCGGCGATGTCTATGCCCATCACGCCTTTTACGCGCACCTGAAGGGATTTTACCAGCAGCGCTGCGGCAGTGCGCTCAGCAAACCATACACCGAGTGGGAACGCGCCGCCTGCCACACGGAACTGGAAGTCACCGACGCCGCCCCGCCCGAATTCATCAAGGAACACGGCACCCGGCGCATCCCGCATGTCGGCGGGCACCACGACGCGGGCGATTTCGACGTGCGCCTGGCGCATACGCTCGTCGCGGGCTGGCTGCTGAACGCCTACGAACTCTTTCCGCAGAAGTTCATTGACGGCCAGCTCGACATCCCCGAGGGCAACAACGGCATCCCGGACCTTTTGGACGAAGCCCTCTACAGCATTCGCGCCTGGGAAACCCTTCAGTGCGACGACGGCGGCATTCGCGCCGGGTTCGAGGCGGATCGGCACCCCGCCTATGGCGAAGTGTCCGCCGCAACCGATAAATTGACCTACCGCACCTTCGCCCGGTACGGCCACACCACCCTTGCGGGCGCCGCACTGATGGCTTACGCCGGGCGCATGATCAAACCGTTCGCCGCCGAACGCGCCGCCGAACTCACCGCGCGGGCCGAGCGCGCCTGGGGCTTCTTCCGGCAACACGAAAAAGATCCCGCGTACCAATGGTCGCCCGGAGTGCGCCTGTTCGCGTCCGGCCAGCTCTACCTCGCGACGGGCAAGCCCGAGTATCACGACGTCTTTCGCCGCGAAGCCGCCTATTTCTTCAACCTCGCGGGGCAAAAGAGCGTGTGGCCCGCGCAATACAACGGCACCTACTTCAATATGGACACCATCGCCAAGGGCGCGGCCTTCACCCATTACTTTGCGTCCTACCTCCTGGACGATTCGCGCCCCAAAGACCCGGAAATTCTCCGCGCCGCCCGCCAAAGCCTCCTCGCCAAAGCCGATGAATACCTGAAAAAACTCAGCGGCGACGGCTTCGCGACGATTTCCACCGCCAGTTGGGGCGCTTCGACCGGCGTCGGACGCTATGGCGACTTCCTCATTCACGCCTGGCGCCTCACCGGCGACGCCCGGTACCGCGCCGCCGCCGCCCGGCTCGCCGATTTTGCCCTGGGCGCGAACCCACCCGGCTGGTGCTTCACCAGCGGCCTCGGTGTGCGCCCGCCCTATAACCCGCTGCACCTCGACTCATACTTTATGCTCGGCGCAGGCCGGGGTCCGGCGCCGGGCCTGGTCATCTATGGCATCACCGAACCGCCCGGTAAGCGCCCGCATGTCACCGCTGTGACGCAGCACCTCTACCCGGCCATGGAACAACTGCCGTTGGCGCGGCGCATCACCGACGGTTGGTCCGTCGTCTTGCAAAATGAATTCACCATCTGGGAAACGATGGCCCCCAACGCCTTTTTGCACGCCTGCCTGGCCCCCGATCAACCCCTCAAAGGCCGCCTGCTCCCCTGGACCGGTGCCAAACTCCCCGGCGGCTACCCGGCAGCGGTGAAGTAA